A portion of the Podospora pseudoanserina strain CBS 124.78 chromosome 2, whole genome shotgun sequence genome contains these proteins:
- the AMT1_2 gene encoding ammonium transporter Amt1 (COG:P; EggNog:ENOG503NVB7) has protein sequence MSSYKVSDYAGPTEMAHEGVNPLLEDINAPYSAGDFAWIMTCTGLVLLMVPGVGFFYSGLARRKSALALIWLSLMSIAVVGFQWFFWGYSLTFTHNTDASPFIGDLSNFGLMKVLGQPSVGSSKIPDVLFCLYQGMFAAITPALAIGAAADRGRMLPAIVFIFIWATIVYDPIAYWTWNPNGWSLVMGGLDFAGGTPVHISSGAAALAYSLMLGKRTGYNKVNGLPYRPHNVTHVVLGTVFLWVGWFGFNGGSALAANTRAVMACLVTQISACVGGFTWCLLDYRLEKKWSTVGFCSGVIAGLVTITPAAGYVPPWSAVIFGVCGGIICNFATKLKFLIGIDEPLDVFAEHGVGGIVGNLLTGIFAADYIAALDGATAIDGGWVNQNYIQLGYQLADSVAGFAYSFVMTCLICFVLNLIPGLSLRVSPEVEEIGLDDAELGEFAYDYVELSRHVNDVLVGGSAAGSVKESNETPTEKA, from the exons ATGTCGTCCTACAAAGTTTCCGATTACGCCGGCCCAACGGAGATGGCCCACGAGGgcgtcaaccccctcctgGAAGACATCAATGCCCCCTATTCGGCCGGTGATTTCGCCTGGATCATGACCTGCACTGGTCTTGTGCTGCTCATGGTCCCCGGTGTTGGTTTTTTCTACAGTGGTCTTGCCCGCCGCAAGTCTGCTCTGGCTTTGATTTGGCTGTCTTTGATGTCCATCGCCGTTGTGGGATTCCAATGGTTCTTCTGGGGTTACTCCCTGACCTTCACCCACAACACCGACGCCAGCCCCTTCATTGGCGATCTTTCCAACTTTGGTCTTATGAAGGTCCTCGGTCAGCCCAGTGTTGGCAGCTCCAAGATCCCCGATGTCCTGTTCTGCCTCTACCAGGGCATGTTCGCCGCTATCAC TCCGGCCCTCGCTATCGGTGCCGCTGCTGACCGTGGCCGCATGCTCCCGgccatcgtcttcatctttATCTGGGCCACCATCGTCTACGACCCGATTGCCTACTGGACCTGGAACCCCAACGGCTGGTCCTTGGTCATGGGCGGTCTCGATTTCGCCGGTGGTACCCCCGTGCACATCAGCTCCGGCGCTGCCGCTCTCGCCTACTCCTTGATGCTCGGAAAGCGTACCGGCTACAACAAGGTCAACGGCCTCCCTTACCGCCCCCACAACGTCACCCACGTGGTTCTCGGCACAGTCTTCCTCTGGGTTGGCTGGTTCGGCTTCAACGGTGGTTCCGCCCTCGCTGCCAACACCCGCGCTGTCATGGCCTGCCTCGTCACTCAGATCTCTGCCTGCGTCGGTGGCTTCACCTGGTGCTTGCTTGATTACCGCCTCGAGAAGAAGTGGTCAACCGTTGGTTTCTGCTCTGGTGTCATTGCCGGTctcgtcaccatcacccccgctGCTGGTTATGTTCCCCCCTGGTCGGCTGTCATCTTCGGTGTCTGCGGCGGTATCATCTGCAACTTTGCCACCAAGCTTAAGTTCCTGATCGGTATTGACGAGCCCCTCGATGTGTTCGCTGAGCACGGTGTTGGTGGTATTGTTGGCAACCTCCTCACTGGTATCTTTGCCGC TGACTACATCGCCGCACTTGACGGCGCCACCGCCATTGACGGTGGCTGGGTCAACCAGAACTACATCCAGCTCGGCTACCAACTCGCCGATTCTGTCGCTGGTTTTGCCTACTCCTTTGTCATGACCTGCCTCATCTGCTTCGTCCTGAACCTCATCCCTGGCCTGTCTCTCCGTGTCAGccccgaggttgaggagatcGGTCTTGACGATGCTGAGCTCGGCGAGTTCGCGTATGATTATGTTGAGCTCAGCAGACACGTCAACGACGTTCTTGTTGGTGGCAGTGCCGCGGGCAGTGTCAAGGAATCGAACGAGACCCCTACCGAAAAGGCTTAA